The Setaria italica strain Yugu1 chromosome IX, Setaria_italica_v2.0, whole genome shotgun sequence genome has a window encoding:
- the LOC101781867 gene encoding uncharacterized protein LOC101781867, with product MGLETRERALLLLAFESHEAEARIGSLASDRSYASLLPPHPSLPPSRRALASSLLPLFNSAHCREPFPLRAERNATAMRPFVPSLRLPTPSLTLLPPPHSLCIPRRRRLLPAPLAASASSRRPYRRRRNAPSRPPPSSLQQQQQQPRPQQQRAANAAAPGARRQEELEEAIYDFMCRSAKPGAFPTREELVAAGRADLAAAVASSGGWLSLGWSPAGAEGAAPRSSGGGHPDYPPETGVYHRDDLAPGSEDDSEWEEEEEDEADEEEVSPSGRQPEMEETKEVTLKAGIEGMLTRLQRDRERARPPPRPEGRSDNGALAGNSGAPSHTAAGGRHSPRTPENGSVHGSHPQNGTLDGNNTLQSSSNDTWQTWTLGKSDLSDFEAAEVLPIESRRLSRHDEQDIALAQNDFHRSSNGVAVSDYPSDGVDSERDEIHSRLQTLELDLSAALKTLRSRFDKVLSNMSNNNGATVLDDISDDWEFEETKVLQAQEELRSIRAKIAVLEGKMALEIIERNKIIEDKQRRLDEVEKALSELRTVCIMWANPASEVLLVGSFDGWTSQRKLEKSSERGMFSLNLRLYPGRYEIKFIVDGVWKNDPLRPTVYNNGHENNLLVVT from the exons ATGGGCCTCGAGACTCGAGAGCGCGCGTTGCTATTGCTTGCGTTCGAGTCGcacgaggcggaggcgcggatTGGCTCGCTCGCCAGCGACCGGTCCTACGCAtccctccttcctcctcatccttccCTTCCCCCGTCGCGTCGCGCTCTCGCCTCGTCCCTTCTTCCGCTCTTCAATTCCGCCCACTGCCGAGAGCCCTTCCCTCTCCGAGCGGAGAGAAATGCGACCGCGATGCGCCCCTTCGTCCCCTCCCTGCGCCTCCCAACCCCATCCCTAACCCTCCTGCCCCCACCTCACTCCCTCTGcattccccgccgccgccgcctcctgcccgccccgctcgccgcctccgcgtccTCCAGGCGTccgtaccgccgccgccgcaacgccCCGAgccggccgccaccgtcgtcactccagcagcagcagcagcagccgcggccgcagcagcagcgcgccGCGAATGCCGCCGCGCCGGGCGCACGGCGCcaggaggagctggaggaggcgaTCTACGACTTCATGTGCCGCTCCGCCAAGCCCGGGGCGTTCCCCACCCGCGAGGAGCTCGtcgcggccggccgcgccgacctcgcggccgccgtcgcgtccAGCGGGGGATGGCTCTCCCTCGGATGGTCCCCCGCGGGCGCGGagggcgccgcgccgcgctcgtcgGGCGGGGGACACCCTGACTACCCGCCCGAGACGGGCGTGTACCACCGTGATGACCTAGCGCCGGGCTCGGAGGATGACTCCGAGTG ggaggaggaggaagaagatgaagcggacgaggaggaggtgtcACCGTCTGGGCGTCAGCCAGAAATGGAGGAGACCAA GGAGGTCACGTTGAAAGCAGGCATCGAGGGGATGCTCACCAGGCTGCAGAGGGACagggagcgggcgcggccgccgccccgaccAGAAGGCAGAAGTGACAATGGCG CTTTAGCAGGCAACAGCGGTGCTCCCAGTCATACAGCGGCTGGTGGCAGGCATAGCCCTAGGACACCTGAGAATGGAAGTGTTCATGGATCTCATCCTCAAAATGGGACGCTAGATGGCAACAATACCTTACAGAGTTCGAGCAACGATACATGGCAAACATGGACCCTTGGCAAGAGTGATTTATCTGATTTTGAAG CTGCTGAGGTCCTACCAATTGAAAGCAGAAGATTATCTCGGCATGATGAACAAGACATTGCATTGGCGCAAAATGACTTTCACAGATCATCTAATGGTGTGGCTGTAAGTGATTATCCTAGTGATGGTGTAGACTCTGAAAGAGATGAGATACATTCTCGTCTTCAAACTCTGGAATTGGACCTATCTGCCGCTCTCAAGACATTAAGATCAAGATTCGACAAAGTCTTATCAAATATG TCAAATAATAATGGAGCTACTGTACTGGATGATATCTCTGACGATTGGGAGTTTGAGGAGACAAAGGTACTGCAAGCTCAGGAGGAGCTACGATCAATCCGGGCTAAAATAGCTGTATTAGAAGGGAAGATGGCACTTGAGATAAT TGAAAGGAACAAAATAATAGAAGATAAACAAAGGAGGCTTGATGAAGTTGAGAAGGCCCTGAGTGAGCTCCGTACTGTTTGTATCATGTGGGCCAACCCTGCTTCAGAGGTTTTATTGGTTGGGTCATTTGATGGCTGGACAAGTCAA AGAAAGCTGGAAAAATCATCAGAAAGAGGCATGTTTTCCTTGAACCTGAGGCTGTACCCAGGTAGATATGAG ATTAAGTTTATCGTTGATGGTGTCTGGAAGAACGATCCTTTGCGGCCCACTGTGTACAACAATGGGCATGAAAACAACCTTCTGGTTGTCACTTGA
- the LOC101753001 gene encoding F-box protein At5g07610: MGDSPRLLPEDVLADILARLAPRSLAVSRGVCREWRAVVDARCNLLPISMGGFFILTNESETPEFFVRPSMAHKIAADLEHYLKMDHWYYPPDIADSCNGLLLLEDRVVNPATRQWVRLPPYPALTETESRGNDRYLAFDPSLSPYYKVVSIKGPPYRKDERSEGLKWPPSVCTLLIYSSSTGSWEERPFVREGPTITIAANLWPFSDLGRSHGVYWNGALYVYWSGFSMR; the protein is encoded by the coding sequence ATGGGGGACTCGCCGCGGTTGCTTCCAGAAGACGTGCTGGCGGACATCctagcccgcctggcgccgcgcAGCCTCGCCGTCTCGCGCGGCGTCTGCAGGGAGTGGCGCGCCGTCGTCGACGCGCGCTGCAACCTCCTGCCGATCTCGATGGGCGGCTTCTTTATCCTTACGAACGAGTCGGAGACCCCAGAATTCTTCGTCCGGCCTTCGATGGCGCACAAGATTGCCGCAGACCTAGAACACTACCTGAAGATGGACCACTGGTACTATCCCCCAGACATTGCGGATTCCTGCAATGGCCTACTCCTGCTAGAGGATCGCGTGGTCAACCCGGCGACAAGACAATGGGTGCGCTTGCCGCCTTACCCGGCCTTGACTGAGACTGAGAGCAGGGGCAATGATCGGTACCTTGCGTTCGACCCCTCATTGTCGCCTTATTACAAGGTGGTTTCGATCAAAGGACCTCCTTATCGCAAGGATGAACGATCAGAGGGACTAAAATGGCCGCCCTCAGTATGCACGTTACTTATCTACTCATCAAGCACAGGGAGTTGGGAGGAGAGACCGTTTGTCCGTGAAGGCCCCACTATAACTATCGCCGCCAACTTGTGGCCATTTTCTGATCTTGGACGCTCTCATGGTGTCTACTGGAACGGAGCGCTCTACGTGTATTGGAGCGGTTTTAGCATGCGGTAA
- the LOC106804509 gene encoding uncharacterized protein LOC106804509, producing the protein MRDGITKDKARDDGAKMRPDGKHSKDGKEEQALGEKTRVKWPLQRRTTAGKKEKTRVKRSLQPRCRTGGSTLLLVWMMILVRAHAVQCGYVPVDVTTEEFYLTERPHAEIFGIIYNIAIDVIPRLEVRGHHFLGVKDPERLDLGGDGSAPGRWIKVPLRGETDEDRVTLCFADTDLYLLAFMNNVGTWHCFRGYENMFPGCVVLNPVTDKNHPDFWNEQYPQLITDGFKKMHTVPLGKRSALEAARILGRHRHGTTPLPELKSALLRSMIMFSEAFRFRVIREAFSGDLWETETHLTQPQAALVVNWTNISVLLWKWDREGKWPENRLSRAVKDETEISSAEEALDVVDLLRRPRAVRIRVAGKGD; encoded by the coding sequence ATGAGGGACGGCATCACGAAGGACAAGGCGAGGGACGACGGAGCCAAGATGAGGCCGGACGGCAAGCACTCCAAGGACGGGAAGGAGGAGCAGGCGCTGGGCGAGAAGACCCGGGTCAAGTGGCCCTTGCAGCGCCGCACGACGGCCGGCAAGAAGGAGAAGACGCGGGTGAAGCGGTCCTTGCAGCCCCGCTGCAGGACGGGCGGCAGCACCCTCCTTCTGGTATGGATGATGATTCTCGTTCGTGCGCATGCCGTGCAGTGTGGTTACGTCCCCGTTGACGTAACCACGGAAGAATTTTATCTTACGGAGCGACCGCACGCCGAGATATTTGGCATAATCTACAATATTGCCATCGACGTCATCCCGAGGCTGGAAGTGAGGGGCCATCACTTCCTGGGCGTCAAGGACCCCGAGCGTCTCGACCTGGGGGGTGACGGCTCCGCGCCGGGGAGGTGGATCAAGGTCCCCTTGCGCGGGGAGACCGACGAGGACCGGGTGACGCTCTGCTTCGCCGACACCGACCTGTACCTGCTCGCATTCATGAACAACGTAGGCACCTGGCACTGCTTCCGTGGGTACGAGAACATGTTCCCAGGGTGCGTGGTACTGAATCCCGTCACCGACAAGAATCACCCTGATTTCTGGAACGAGCAATATCCACAGCTCATAACGGATGGTTTTAAGAAGATGCACACGGTACCCCTAGGGAAGAGGTCGGCGTTAGAAGCGGCGCGAATTCTTGGCCGCCATAGACACGGCACGACGCCCCTGCCTGAGCTTAAGTCCGCCTTGCTTCGGAGCATGATTATGTTTAGTGAAGCCTTCAGATTCCGAGTGATCCGCGAAGCATTTAGCGGCGACCTGTGGGAGACGGAGACGCACCTCACCCAACCACAAGCAGCGCTAGTAGTCAACTGGACCAATATATCGGTGCTCCTGTGGAAATGGGACAGGGAAGGCAAGTGGCCTGAGAACCGCTTAAGTCGTGCCGTGAAAGATGAAACCGAGATCTCAAGCGCCGAAGAGGCCCTTGATGTCGTTGACCTCTTGAGGCGCCCACGCGCAGTACGTATCCGTGTTGCTGGGAAGGGAGATTAA
- the LOC101782268 gene encoding adenylate kinase isoenzyme 6 homolog isoform X3, with amino-acid sequence MAAANGGASRRSRPNVLVTGTPGTGKTTTCSLLSEAAGLRHVNIGDLVREKSLHDGWDDDLECHVINEDLVCDELEDMMEEGGILVDYHGCDFFPERWFDLVVVLQTDNSILHDRLTSRGYTGSKLSNNIECEIFQVLLEEARESYKEDIVMPLRSDNVEDISRNVGTLTDWVLTSGDMVHTMQTASTY; translated from the exons atggcggcggcgaacggcggcgcCTCCCGGCGCTCGCGGCCGAACGTGTTGGTGACGGGGACTCCGGGCACGGGGAAGACGACGACGTGCTCCCTCCTCTCTGAAGCTGCGGGTCTCCGCCACGTCAACATCGGCGACCTCGTCCGCGAGAAGAGCCTCCACGACGGCTGGGACGACGACCTCGAGTGCCACGTCATCAACGAGGACCTG GTCTGCGACGAGCTTGAGGACATGATGGAAGAAGGTGGTATACTGGTAGATTACCATGGATGCGATTTCTTTCCGGAGCGTTGGTTTGACCTAGTAGTTGTGCTCCAGACTGACAACTCAATTCTGCATGATCGCTTGACCAGCAG AGGTTATACGGGTTCCAAGCTCTCAAACAACATAGAGTGCGAGATCTTCCAAGTGCTCCTGGAGGAAGCGAGGGAGAGCTACAAAGAGGACATTGTGATGCCCTTGCGAAGCGACAATGTGGAGGATATTAGTAGGAACGTGGGTACATTGACAGACTGG GTATTGACCAGTGGCGACATGGTCCACACCATGCAGACTGCTTCGACGTACTAA
- the LOC101782268 gene encoding adenylate kinase isoenzyme 6 homolog isoform X1, whose protein sequence is MAAANGGASRRSRPNVLVTGTPGTGKTTTCSLLSEAAGLRHVNIGDLVREKSLHDGWDDDLECHVINEDLVCDELEDMMEEGGILVDYHGCDFFPERWFDLVVVLQTDNSILHDRLTSRGYTGSKLSNNIECEIFQVLLEEARESYKEDIVMPLRSDNVEDISRNVGTLTDWGCSLQVHVILWLDLLCAICKCLYVQIELLPQKTQIFPSPPIKDTV, encoded by the exons atggcggcggcgaacggcggcgcCTCCCGGCGCTCGCGGCCGAACGTGTTGGTGACGGGGACTCCGGGCACGGGGAAGACGACGACGTGCTCCCTCCTCTCTGAAGCTGCGGGTCTCCGCCACGTCAACATCGGCGACCTCGTCCGCGAGAAGAGCCTCCACGACGGCTGGGACGACGACCTCGAGTGCCACGTCATCAACGAGGACCTG GTCTGCGACGAGCTTGAGGACATGATGGAAGAAGGTGGTATACTGGTAGATTACCATGGATGCGATTTCTTTCCGGAGCGTTGGTTTGACCTAGTAGTTGTGCTCCAGACTGACAACTCAATTCTGCATGATCGCTTGACCAGCAG AGGTTATACGGGTTCCAAGCTCTCAAACAACATAGAGTGCGAGATCTTCCAAGTGCTCCTGGAGGAAGCGAGGGAGAGCTACAAAGAGGACATTGTGATGCCCTTGCGAAGCGACAATGTGGAGGATATTAGTAGGAACGTGGGTACATTGACAGACTGG ggctgcagcctgcaggttcATGTTATTCTTTGGCTGGATCTGCTATGCGCGATTTGCAAGTGCCTGTATGTTCAGATAGAGTTGCTTCCTCAGAAGACACAAATTTTTCCTTCCCCTCCCATCAAAGATACAGTCTGA
- the LOC101782268 gene encoding adenylate kinase isoenzyme 6 homolog isoform X2 translates to MAAANGGASRRSRPNVLVTGTPGTGKTTTCSLLSEAAGLRHVNIGDLVREKSLHDGWDDDLECHVINEDLVCDELEDMMEEGGILVDYHGCDFFPERWFDLVVVLQTDNSILHDRLTSRGYTGSKLSNNIECEIFQVLLEEARESYKEDIVMPLRSDNVEDISRNVGTLTDWGCSLQVHVILWLDLLCAICKCLY, encoded by the exons atggcggcggcgaacggcggcgcCTCCCGGCGCTCGCGGCCGAACGTGTTGGTGACGGGGACTCCGGGCACGGGGAAGACGACGACGTGCTCCCTCCTCTCTGAAGCTGCGGGTCTCCGCCACGTCAACATCGGCGACCTCGTCCGCGAGAAGAGCCTCCACGACGGCTGGGACGACGACCTCGAGTGCCACGTCATCAACGAGGACCTG GTCTGCGACGAGCTTGAGGACATGATGGAAGAAGGTGGTATACTGGTAGATTACCATGGATGCGATTTCTTTCCGGAGCGTTGGTTTGACCTAGTAGTTGTGCTCCAGACTGACAACTCAATTCTGCATGATCGCTTGACCAGCAG AGGTTATACGGGTTCCAAGCTCTCAAACAACATAGAGTGCGAGATCTTCCAAGTGCTCCTGGAGGAAGCGAGGGAGAGCTACAAAGAGGACATTGTGATGCCCTTGCGAAGCGACAATGTGGAGGATATTAGTAGGAACGTGGGTACATTGACAGACTGG ggctgcagcctgcaggttcATGTTATTCTTTGGCTGGATCTGCTATGCGCGATTTGCAAGTGCCT GTATTGA
- the LOC101782268 gene encoding adenylate kinase isoenzyme 6 homolog isoform X4 — MAAANGGASRRSRPNVLVTGTPGTGKTTTCSLLSEAAGLRHVNIGDLVREKSLHDGWDDDLECHVINEDLVCDELEDMMEEGGILVDYHGCDFFPERWFDLVVVLQTDNSILHDRLTSRGYTGSKLSNNIECEIFQVLLEEARESYKEDIVMPLRSDNVEDISRNVGTLTDWVNNWRPS; from the exons atggcggcggcgaacggcggcgcCTCCCGGCGCTCGCGGCCGAACGTGTTGGTGACGGGGACTCCGGGCACGGGGAAGACGACGACGTGCTCCCTCCTCTCTGAAGCTGCGGGTCTCCGCCACGTCAACATCGGCGACCTCGTCCGCGAGAAGAGCCTCCACGACGGCTGGGACGACGACCTCGAGTGCCACGTCATCAACGAGGACCTG GTCTGCGACGAGCTTGAGGACATGATGGAAGAAGGTGGTATACTGGTAGATTACCATGGATGCGATTTCTTTCCGGAGCGTTGGTTTGACCTAGTAGTTGTGCTCCAGACTGACAACTCAATTCTGCATGATCGCTTGACCAGCAG AGGTTATACGGGTTCCAAGCTCTCAAACAACATAGAGTGCGAGATCTTCCAAGTGCTCCTGGAGGAAGCGAGGGAGAGCTACAAAGAGGACATTGTGATGCCCTTGCGAAGCGACAATGTGGAGGATATTAGTAGGAACGTGGGTACATTGACAGACTGGGTAAACAACTGGAGACCATCCTGA
- the LOC101782674 gene encoding uncharacterized protein LOC101782674 — MGFVMEFAENLILRMMEDPDKRDQVRREHVYRMKERCERTKAAWSLPLRPYGFWTYERFNSQLSWDPQISQAAGRRDPYDDLITRHSGSPPSS, encoded by the coding sequence atgggttTCGTCATGGAGTTCGCGGAGAACCTGATCCTCCGTATGATGGAGGACCCGGACAAGCGCGACCAGGTGCGGCGGGAGCACGTCTACCGGATGAAGGAGCGGTGCGAGCGCACCAAGGCGGCGTGGAGCCTCCCGCTCCGCCCCTACGGCTTCTGGACCTACGAGCGCTTCAACTCCCAGCTCTCCTGGGACCCCCAGATCAGccaggccgccggccgccgcgaccCCTACGACGACCTCATCACCCGCCACTCCGGCAGCCCGCCGTCGTCCTGA